The nucleotide window CGGGTTCACAGCACGAATCAGCGCTACCAGACCCCAGGCGACCAGGGCGTAGACGGCGATGGCGACGAGCGCGCTCCATTCGAATACGGCTCCGCCGGCCTTCTGCGTGTTGAAGATTGCGATGAATGGCGCCATGAAGACCCCGGACACGCCGTAGATCATCTTCACGAACCCGGCCTCGGCGTTGGCGCCGAGCAGCATGAGAACGAAGCGGATCCCAATGAACACCTCGATCACACCGAAGACGAACATGATGACACGCGACACGACGACTTCCACCGGTGCACGCACTTCCGTGTGGACTTGACTGTGACGATCGCTCGACACTGCCCTTGCGTTGGCCATTGCAGTTCACTCTCCTTCGTCTGCCAGGAAGCCCACATCCCGGCCGCCTGCTGCGGCTCACCCAGGCTGGGCTTCCCGGTCGTCTATGAGCGACGACCCGTTATGAGGTTATACACGAGCACGATCAGTGCGATGACCAGCAGCGTGTGGATGAGCCCGCCGCCGATGTGGAAGCTGAAGCCCAGAAGCCAGAGCACTACCAAGATGACGAAGATGGTCCACAGCACTTCTATCGCCTCCTCGAGACGAAATCGTTATCTACAGACGCCGAGGGCCGCTGAGCCCGTCTGCTCGAGGCCCCGCTAATTCTCGCCTCCCTCACGCTGCCGAACGTTCGCGGTCAGTGTGACGATGCGATCCGCCGTTTCCGGAGACATGGAGTACTTGAATATGCCCGCGTCTACGAACTGCCTGGCCTCGAATGGCCAGCTGCTCATGGCGTACCGGCCCCGAACGCGCTTCTCGAAGGGGCCGAGCGAAGCGACCACTTGGCGAGCCGTCAGGCCGGAGGCCATGGCGATGTCGTTGGTCGTAACCCAT belongs to Actinomycetota bacterium and includes:
- a CDS encoding YggT family protein: MANARAVSSDRHSQVHTEVRAPVEVVVSRVIMFVFGVIEVFIGIRFVLMLLGANAEAGFVKMIYGVSGVFMAPFIAIFNTQKAGGAVFEWSALVAIAVYALVAWGLVALIRAVNPRQQSETVERVESKDDSVAQ
- a CDS encoding lmo0937 family membrane protein, which gives rise to MLWTIFVILVVLWLLGFSFHIGGGLIHTLLVIALIVLVYNLITGRRS